CCTGGCTGTGGCCCCTCTCAGGCTGAGGGTCAGAAAAGGAGGCAGCTCATTTGGGGAGAGGATTTCCTAACTCATGAACTCGCCCAGAGCCCCTCCGTGCCCCTGGCACACAAAAGAGCTCCGAGGGCGGATTCTCCACAAAGGCAGGGTGCTAGGGTGCTCAGGGTCCAGATGTCGGCGTCAGTCGCCATGTTGTGGGCGATCCAGGACAGAGCTTTTCTCACCTTAGGCGGGAGGCCTTTATGCTGGGCTGAGCGCAGGGCACAGACACAGAAGGCAGTGGTCTGCCCTCCAGGAGCTGCCCCTCTGTGCTTGAATGGCAACATCttggggggatgggggagggCCCTGAGACAGGGAGGTCAGAGGTTCTGACGGCCACCCCTCCCCCAGAGCGTCCTAGGGGTGAGGCAGGAGCCTACAGCACCGCGCCACATGGAGGAGGTGGGCCCTCAGGGATGAGGCTCTTGTCAAAGGGTGGTGCGGAGCGTCCATGTCCCAGCCCTAAATAAACATGAGGTACCAGCTAGAGGCACCAGGGGGCTGCCTCCATCTTGTGCATCCCCACTCGTGGTAGGTTGTGTGTCCCTGCTCTTCTCCCCGACTTGCCGTGTTTCTGGGGAGTTTTCGAGACAGCAGCCAGACCTTGCTGTTCTGTGAGCCTCCCCTTGCTCCCGCCTCCACGCTTGTGACGGCTCGCCCAGCCTTCGAAACCTCAGTTACTGTTTGATCTTGACTGAATTCTGGCCGGGAGCTCCTGACCCCTAAACAACCACTgacaggttaattgacttgcccagggccacacagctggtAGTTTGAGGCAGATTTCCAGCCCTGGCCTCCATTCCCCCCACCCTGCAGCTGTTCAGATGTCCCCTGAGGCTCTTGGGTGTCCTGTCCCCTCTCATCCTCAGTCCGGGCGCCACACTGGGCATTGCGGTTGCTGGtgcagagaagaaaatgtctCGATAGTGAGGGTCTGGCCCAAAATGGAGCAAAGGCTTCTGGGGCGCAGAGGCAGTGGGAGGAGGGAGGATCCAGGACCACGTTGGGACAGCGAAGCATGGAGAGGGAAGCCGGGGATTTGGGGCTTGCTCCAAGGGGACTGAACCTGGGTCATGTCAGGCAACCCTCCGGTGACCCGGCTCAGAGCCTGGGCCCGTGGGGCAAGGAGCCCTCCTTTGCTTAAATTCAAATGGCACCTGCCACATGCAGCCTTTTGGGgcctccccaccccctctgcTCTCTCTGGCCCTCGAAGAGGTTCAAGGACTCGGCCATGGTCCCAGAGCCAGGAGTTCCAAGGAGAGGCTGGAGCGGGGAGCTTGCTGGTCCTCGCGTCGGCCCCGTGGGGTGGGACTCCAGGCCGGGGGGCCCTCACCAGCCCCTCGTCTCTGGAGACAGGCTTTTGTTAAGGTCTGGGTCTGCTGGGTCAAACCTTTGCCTCCGCCGCCATTCTTGCTTGGCTGGAGTATCTTGTGAGAGGTCAGGCCGGCCTGCTTGCTCTCCTGCCCCATGTGCCCCACTGCTGCCCCCTTCACCTGGGGAGGCCGTAACTGTTTCTTGCTCTCTCCGGCTCAGTCAGAGGAGGTTGGAGCTAATTGAGCCCAATGACTCTTCTCCGTCTTCTGACTGGTCAGAGGGAAGCGTGGACTGTGGGTGCCTGCCCTGCCCACATCCACACGAGACCCTTAGCCCCCCTCCTGCCTCCACTACAAGGACAGGCCTAAGTGCTCCCCGAGCCTGCCTCCCTGGGGTAGATGGTCTCAATCGCACAATCTGTTGCCTGATGAGCCTCCCGAGCCGCTTACCTTGACCCCACGCTCGCAGACATTGTCGACATTAAACCCGTGAACATGGAGGAGCTGACCGAGGTGATCACGGCCGCAGAGTTCCACCCGCATCAGTGTAACGTGTTTGTTTACAGCAGCAGCAAAGGCACCATCAGGCTCTGCGACATGCGCTCCTCGGCCTTGTGCGATCGGCACTCCAAATGTGAGTCCCTGCCTGCCTGCCGGGGGGCGCCGGGAGGGGGCTGGAATTAGGCTGGGGGAGTTCTGAGGGCCCGTCTGTCCTCACACGTGCAGCGTGAGCCGGCGACTTGGTGGATAGTTCTGCCCCTTGAACGTGTGTAAGGTGATGGGTGAAGGCGGGGGGATCGCTGAGCCAGGACATCGGCCCAGGAGCTTGTGCTCAATCAGAGGTAGCCGAGAACCGGGGCCAGCTCGAGGGCGTCTGGGGCCTCTCGCATCCAGCATCCCCGCCAGACTGCTCTGTTCATTTTGCAGTCTAAGTGGGAAGGGCGTGTTTTACGCCATTGAATGAGATGAAGCCCGGGCTGCAGAAAGCAAGCTGGCTTTTAGCTCTAGGTGATGGGGCCTCTTTTTTTGGAAAACCATAAAGGAGAACGTGCAGCGAGGACTCCACCCTGGCACATGATGGCATTGCTAGGCTAACCTgtctttttaaagtaatttccAAAAGGAATGGGGCgtctccattttttctctttgggatCATGCTTGAACTTAAGAGGTAAATGGCCGTTAGTCTGTGCCCATAAGAGAGCACCGAGTGTAAACGGCTCATCTCAGCGGCGCCTTCAACTCCCTCCAAATGGGCCCCCATGGCACGGTCTCTGCTCAGACCGTGGGGAAGCCGTTTACTCCAATGGGCGACTTGTGCTTCAGTGGGCCTGGCTTTCTTCTTGGAGCTGGAGAGCTAACTCCTAGTTAGTGGGAGGCAGGGGGACCGTCCAAGGAGAGGCTCCAGGCTGCCCAGGACCCTGCGGGCATGAGTTCGTGACCTTGACAGGCCACTAATGGCCCGTGAGAGGAAAGCTCCAGAATCTGTCGGCCTCTGGCTCGAGCAGTCTGAAATCAGTGGTGGGTCTCAAGGCCTCCGACACCCAGTCAGACATCACCAGCAGATGAGGTCAAAGGAGCTCGGGGACGGGTATGGGAGGGGGCCTGGCAGCGAGTGGGCAAAGCTCAATAGCCCCGGGCTTGAATTCTAGTTTGTGTCGGGTCCGTCAGATACACAACAGTTTAGGGTGCCGGACGGATAGCCCACGCCCATCTTTGGGCATCTGTCTGGCCTCTGGGCAAACCTCTGAGTCTTCCCCACCTTCCTCAGACTCGCCATGAAGTCACGGCTCCTTCGTTCCTCGCCCAGAGCGCGGATGCCGGGATGGGAGCGGGTCCTGCCCACAGTGAGTGGCCGAAAGCTTCCGACGGGCGGGCCAGGATGCTCGCTGACGGCATCCGCTGAAGGCCTCCTCTCGAGGAGGCTTCGTCCTGGACCCCTTGGGAGGCTCGGCGGGGCCGGAGGCTGCCGGCGGGGCCAAGCGGGCTCTAACAACTCTGCTCTATTCATTTCCAGTTTTTGAAGAACCTGAAGATCCCAGCAGTAGGTCATTCTTTTCAGAAATCATTTCTTCAATATCTGATGTAAAATTTAGTCACAGTGGTCGATACATGATGACGAGAGACTACCTTTCAGTTAAAGTATGGGATCTCAACATGGAAACGAGGCCAGTGGAGACGTATCAGGTAATCGGGGGGACGTCCGGAGCCCTCCTCTCCTTTGAGACGTACACGTTCCAACCCGGACGTGTCTGCTTTTCAGGTTCACGAATATCTGCGAAGTAAGCTTTGTTCTCTCTATGAAAATGACTGCATCTTCGACAAGTTTGAGTGCTGCTGGAGTGGCTCCGACAGGTGAGTGGGACGCCCCCCAGGAGTCTCAGGGGGAagccctcctctttctctgagccGATTGGGAAAGTCCAGGTCATCACGAGCTCTGTCGGGGCCTGGACACTGCCCACCGTCCCCAGGTGAGCCGCAGGGCCAAGGGGCGTGCTCAGTGTGCCTGCATCCGATGGTCTCTGCTCCCCAGTGTTCCCCCGGCTCCCCAGGTTGGGGAGGTCCCTTTGGGGAGGAGGCAGCCGGAGGCCCTCTGCTAAGCTAGAAAGCCGAGTGTTTGTGGGGGTTCCTCCACCGCCACCCATGGTGGGGGGGGAAGTCCCCCAGCCAGCATGTCAGGGCTCTCGGCTCATGGGCTGACTCGTTCATATTTAGGTTATTGCCCAACGATCTGAAGAAGCCAAATGTCACACAAAAATTGGTCTGTGGCAGTAATGGCGCCCGGGCCCCCAGACCCCTGCCTAGGATTTTAGTGCATGAAGATTGTAATCTTTGATTTGGAATTTCCAGGCTGAGGGGGCTGGACCGAGGGGAGGTTCGGGGGGCTCCGCTGGGCTGACAGATGACTCGGGGGACTCTCCCTTTGTTTTGCTCCCAAACAGCGCCCTCATGACCGGCTCCTACAACAACTTCTTCAGAATGTTCGATAGAAGCATGCGGAGGGATGTCACTTTGGAAGCATCTAGAGAAAGCAGCAAACCCCGAGCCATCTTAAAGCCCCGGAAAGTGTGTACCGGGGGCAAGAGGAAGAAGGACGAGATCAGCGTGGACAGCCTGGACTTTAACAAGAAAATCCTCCACACGGCGTGGCACCCTCTGGACAACGTCATCGCCGTCGCAGCCACCAACAACTTGTACATATTCCAGGACAAAGCCAACTAGAGACCCGGCCCGGCCGGGGACGCCGGCCTCCTCCTGCCTCGGGAAGTCCGCGAGCTTTTCTGTTCAAAGAAAACATCCTCTCCGTGAGGAACACTGGCGCACTCACGTCCCCTGATTGGCAAAGGCAAAAAGCTGGCCGGGTTCGGCTTCGGGTGGTCACACTGCCTTCCCCGAGGTGGGAAACACCCACCAGAAGCAAGTGTTCAATAAAGGCCTTTATAgagaataaatgtatttatttaagtCTGAGCCTTCCTTTCCAGTTTATAGACCAAAAATCCAACACTCCGGAGGAAAGTTACCCaagctctctctttttctctcgttctttcccttttctctctgctGTTCTACCTGGGCTTTTCAGAACACACGGCGCGCTTGATGACGAGACAAACATTCCTGCTCCGGCCTCCGTCCGGGTCTAGGTGGCTTTGCCACCCGATGCCTCGGCAGGGCTTGAGCTGGGTCCGGCAGCAGGTTTTTCACGTGTATTTACTCTCCCAGTGTATTTAACCACACCTTCTGGTGGAAccacttaataaaaataagaaactataaaaagtgtttttaaatctGGAAGTACGAATCggtctttttattttcttgtattgCATTATTTCAAATTGTGCAAAGTCATCCTGACGGGAAGCTGTGACCAGATTTTGTCCCGAGTCATTCATTGACAGAAGGGTGCCGTGCGACatgctccccccacccccacgaGCCGTGGGTCCCTCGGCGCGCTTGCGTGACGTCAGGTGGCTGGCTGAGGAGGCCCGGGACGGCCCGTTACAGCCAATGATGACCGTTGTCGCCGCTGCTCCAATACTAAAAAAAGCTGGTTTCCAATCTGCCTCAGATTTGCCACAGTTGGGATACCTGatgttcactttttctttttaatctttttagtaCTTGGGGGGCGGGTGGGAGGAGGGCAGGGATATAAAATATTGGTACAGTTATCTGCATGCCGAGTTTCATATTGCAATTCAAGCCAGCATCTAGAATTTGTTATGCAAACCATCAGTATGAATTCATAAAGATTTTGTTAGCGGAGTACGATATTTGCCGGGAGGAATCAGGCTATCCCAAGACGGATGAAAGGTAGAAAAGTTCCTGGGGGACGGGTGCTATGGAACTGTTGCTAGGAGATGAGAGAATAAACCCGAACCGCCACTTGGTGCCTCCCACGCGAGTCATGGGCGGGAGCTTCCAAAGTGTCTCCTCGACCTTGTGTGTGGCTAGATCTGGCCAGAGAGCCCCCCTGCCCCAGAAGGCCTTAGTCCCGCACCCCGTTTGCGACGCGTTCACGGGTCCTGGGGTTCGGAGCCGGCCGGGGAAGCGGTGGCCCAACTTGTTCCTAATATTTCAGTATGAATACGTTGAGATTGTATATACTTGTTCAACTATTTTGatcaaaaagtttaataaattttaaatgtttaactgGATCTTCCCTGTGTACTTggacatttttccatatttaaaacCCGAGTCCCTGTGAAATGAGGCATGCCTTGGTCTTCAAGAGCAGCCT
The DNA window shown above is from Sminthopsis crassicaudata isolate SCR6 chromosome 2, ASM4859323v1, whole genome shotgun sequence and carries:
- the PPP2R2D gene encoding serine/threonine-protein phosphatase 2A 55 kDa regulatory subunit B delta isoform isoform X1 gives rise to the protein MAGAGGGGGLGGGPAAMGGSDVQWCFSQVKGAIDEDVAEADIISTVEFNYSGDLLATGDKGGRVVIFQKEQENKSRLHSRGEYNVYSTFQSHEPEFDYLKSLEIEEKINKIRWLPQQNAAHFLLSTNDKTIKLWKISERDKRAEGYNLKDEDGRLRDPFRITALRVPILKPMDLMVEASPRRIFANAHTYHINSISVNSDHETYLSADDLRINLWHLEITDRSFNIVDIKPVNMEELTEVITAAEFHPHQCNVFVYSSSKGTIRLCDMRSSALCDRHSKFFEEPEDPSSRSFFSEIISSISDVKFSHSGRYMMTRDYLSVKVWDLNMETRPVETYQVHEYLRSKLCSLYENDCIFDKFECCWSGSDSALMTGSYNNFFRMFDRSMRRDVTLEASRESSKPRAILKPRKVCTGGKRKKDEISVDSLDFNKKILHTAWHPLDNVIAVAATNNLYIFQDKAN
- the PPP2R2D gene encoding serine/threonine-protein phosphatase 2A 55 kDa regulatory subunit B delta isoform isoform X2 — its product is MDLMVEASPRRIFANAHTYHINSISVNSDHETYLSADDLRINLWHLEITDRSFNIVDIKPVNMEELTEVITAAEFHPHQCNVFVYSSSKGTIRLCDMRSSALCDRHSKFFEEPEDPSSRSFFSEIISSISDVKFSHSGRYMMTRDYLSVKVWDLNMETRPVETYQVHEYLRSKLCSLYENDCIFDKFECCWSGSDSALMTGSYNNFFRMFDRSMRRDVTLEASRESSKPRAILKPRKVCTGGKRKKDEISVDSLDFNKKILHTAWHPLDNVIAVAATNNLYIFQDKAN